In the genome of Methanobacterium spitsbergense, the window CTTATTCTCTGTTCTCGACGTCTACCAATTTTAAATTGATTATTAACAGGCAGTTTTAATCTAATACAATCGCTTTTTAGTCTACATCTATTACATTCTCTATTTGAAACATAACTTCCATATGCATCGCAGAATATTTCATATTTATTTCGATATTTACTCATTTTTACAACTCCTTGTCAGGTGTTATTTACCATAATTCTTGTTTCATTCTCATCCACTTTTTTGATTGTAATAGTCTCATTTACATTTTTAACTGGTTTTGGCAGTTGAATATTTAAGTTAGGATTATTTTTCATGGAATATTGAGGGTTACTCATAGCTGTGTTAGTTCCATTAGTTCCATTAGTCGCAAAGGCATGGCTTAAGTCAAAGGATGTTTTATCAATACAAATTGATTGAATAGTGAAAAATAGTACTGGTATGAGCAAGAATATTAAAACTAAAAATAAAGCCTTGTCCTGATTTGTACCAGTTTTAATACGTCTATTTTCCTTTAATACAACAAAGTTGGTTTTACTGAGTGGATACAAAATTGGGCTTCCTTTGGTGGTTAAAATATCTAGTATAACGTGAGAGATTAAACCTGTGACTAGTGCAGCAGCTATTGTAATACTCCAAAATCCAACAAATAAACAGGGTATTATCCAGAAAATTGAGTGGCCATAACCTCTGTGGGTACCTGTGAATCTGTCTAAGATATCTGGAAAGACTGAGATCCACCCTGCAAATAAGATTCCAACCCATAAATAGTTTAGGTTGGTTAAATATGCAAAGCTAATGAATAAGAGTATTGCACCAGTTATATGTGTGTAGCTTCTCATAGCCGACCACCAATAAAAACTAGTGTTCTAAATATTATCAGAGCAATCCATACACCGCCAATAACCGTAAAGATAGAATATATCGATAAAACACTTTTAAGATAAATAAAAAAACAATAAATACTTAAAATAATATAAAGCGCATATGTAACATTAATTTCATTCTTCACGCCTTTTTCTTCATATTCTTTTTGATTAACAAGTTCAAATCGTTTAAAAAATGGATATATTTCAGGTTTAAAATCTTGTGAAAAGCTACAGATAAATTGGATATTTTTTAAAGTGTTGAGATACTGATAAACTTGAACTGTCCGCTTGGTTAATCTTTCAAAATGATTGAAAGTTATTACTAGTCTTTCATACTCCAATTCCTTAACTAATATTTCCTTAAGCTCATCAATAGTTAAACGGTTTAATGAAAGCTTATTCTCATCAGATAACTCATTGATGATTTTTATCAATCTTACCTTTACTGGTGTAGGTTCATTGAAATAAATACAAATATAATCGTCCTTTAATTTATTATAACAATCAAAGACGCTTTTATTATAGAAGATAATGTTGTTTCCTTCACTTATCTTCTCCATTATTTGTAATACTTTCATAAGTATTATTATGTTCTTACTCATATATAATAATTAAAAAAAAACACACACTCACAAAACAGATCAATGTTCAACTTAAATATCAATTCATGAAATGGTAATCGGTCTACTTCAAAAAAAATACTTATATAAATTACTTCTTTTTTTATTTTCTTTAGCCAAAATTCGATAAATCATAACATTCAATTTTACAAAAAAATAATTAAAAGTAAAGTAATAATATCATATAATTAAATAATAAAATAGAATTATTATTGGAGGAATATAGTTTGCCTAAAACGAGTAGAATAAGTATTTCGTTACCTACAAAATTATTAAATAAGTTTGATAACATGCTTGGTGATAGAAGATATCGTTCAAGATCAAATGGTGTACAAGATGCCATGAAAAATTACATTGAACAATATGAATCAATAAATGAAATTAAAGGAGAAGAGGTAGGGACAATATTTATACTCTATGATCATCACTCACGTGTATTGG includes:
- a CDS encoding nickel-responsive transcriptional regulator NikR, which encodes MPKTSRISISLPTKLLNKFDNMLGDRRYRSRSNGVQDAMKNYIEQYESINEIKGEEVGTIFILYDHHSRVLENIICIQNEYHMYINSVMHTHVTDNQSLEVIIVKGDIKYITNISDKLMGLNGVEEVKLTTILIDSK
- a CDS encoding metal-dependent hydrolase; this translates as MRSYTHITGAILLFISFAYLTNLNYLWVGILFAGWISVFPDILDRFTGTHRGYGHSIFWIIPCLFVGFWSITIAAALVTGLISHVILDILTTKGSPILYPLSKTNFVVLKENRRIKTGTNQDKALFLVLIFLLIPVLFFTIQSICIDKTSFDLSHAFATNGTNGTNTAMSNPQYSMKNNPNLNIQLPKPVKNVNETITIKKVDENETRIMVNNT